A part of Mycobacteriales bacterium genomic DNA contains:
- a CDS encoding RDD family protein: protein MPAPADPPASRVGAVAGFGPRFLAFVVDGIIADLLAALINGGFHNSSRQSLTSYLVFLAIELFFVTFAGQTPGMRVVGIAVLRADQQGRAAFKWVLLRTALLATVVPALFNDSSGRAMHDRAAGTVMIHTR from the coding sequence GTGCCCGCTCCCGCCGATCCGCCGGCTTCCCGAGTCGGCGCGGTCGCCGGATTCGGGCCGCGGTTCCTGGCGTTCGTGGTCGACGGCATCATCGCGGACCTGCTGGCCGCGCTGATCAACGGCGGGTTCCACAACAGCTCGCGGCAGAGCCTGACGTCGTACCTCGTTTTCCTGGCGATCGAGCTGTTCTTCGTCACCTTCGCCGGCCAGACGCCCGGCATGCGCGTGGTCGGGATCGCCGTACTCCGCGCCGACCAGCAGGGTCGCGCCGCCTTCAAGTGGGTGCTGCTGCGGACCGCGCTGCTGGCGACCGTCGTACCGGCGCTGTTCAACGACTCCTCGGGCCGGGCGATGCACGACCGAGCCGCCGGCACCGTGATGATCCACACCCGCTGA
- a CDS encoding DUF4191 domain-containing protein — MAPSLRSLRKPSEKPPAKASGKPARGSGKAAPDPNAPPGRVAQMREVWKMVRAQDRRAIPLIFGPALGVLVVLVVVGILIGQPIILSIAGVLVALVVGTAIFGRRATKTMYDRVEGQTGAAAAILQGMRGDWRVTPAVAFTRNQDLVHRVIGRPGIVLVGEGPSPSAIRGLITDQKRRIGRVAPETPVYDVIVGDGEGQVSVRKLQNHVMRLPRNLRKSEISAVEARMRALGGPSMPLPKGPVPTRVPRGKMR, encoded by the coding sequence ATGGCCCCGAGTCTCCGCTCGCTGAGGAAGCCGTCCGAGAAGCCCCCGGCGAAGGCTTCCGGCAAGCCCGCGCGCGGGTCGGGCAAGGCGGCGCCGGACCCGAACGCCCCTCCCGGCCGGGTCGCGCAGATGCGCGAGGTCTGGAAGATGGTCCGCGCACAGGACCGGCGCGCGATCCCGCTGATCTTCGGCCCGGCGCTCGGCGTACTGGTCGTGCTGGTCGTCGTCGGCATCCTGATCGGGCAGCCGATCATCCTGTCGATCGCCGGAGTGCTGGTGGCGCTGGTGGTCGGTACGGCGATCTTCGGCCGGCGGGCGACCAAGACGATGTACGACCGGGTCGAGGGCCAGACCGGCGCGGCGGCCGCGATCCTGCAGGGCATGCGCGGCGACTGGCGGGTGACGCCGGCGGTCGCGTTCACCCGCAACCAGGATCTCGTGCACCGCGTGATCGGCCGGCCGGGGATCGTGCTGGTCGGCGAGGGCCCGTCGCCATCGGCGATCCGCGGGCTGATCACCGACCAGAAGCGGCGGATCGGCCGGGTCGCGCCCGAGACGCCGGTGTACGACGTGATCGTCGGCGACGGCGAGGGTCAGGTCTCCGTCCGCAAGCTGCAGAACCACGTCATGCGACTGCCGCGCAACCTCCGCAAGTCCGAGATCAGCGCGGTCGAGGCGCGGATGCGCGCGCTCGGCGGCCCGAGCATGCCGCTGCCGAAGGGTCCGGTGCCGACCAGGGTGCCCCGCGGCAAGATGCGCTGA